From the genome of Streptomyces sp. V1I1, one region includes:
- the ggt gene encoding gamma-glutamyltransferase has product MRRSTARYVSVLAVSAAVVSIGAAAPPADSPPVSTPAKTPVAAGYGGAVASVDPDASAAGIEVLRRGGNAVDAAVATAAALGVTEPYSAGIGGGGFFVYYDAKSRTVQTIDGRETAPRSADSSLFLENGKPIPFEEGMTSGLGVGTPGTPATWDAALDAWGSRPLRQLLQPAERLAKDGFTVDATFRSQTQANQARFADFPDTAELFLPGGQLPVVGSVFKNPDLARTYKELGRKGVGALYRGELAEDIVDTVRKPPVREGATRVVRPGDLTVRDLRSYETERRAPTRLSYRGLDVYGMAPSSSGGTSVGEALNILERTDLSKATQAQYLHRFIEASRIAFADRGRWVGDPAFEDVPVKELLSQRFADSRGCLIKDDAVLTSPLAPGDPRKPAACGTSGPAAPTTYEGENTTHLTAADKWGNVVAYTLTIESTGGSGITVPGRGFLLNNELTDFSFAPANPAVHDPNLPGPGKRPRSSMSPTIVLDHGRPVLAVGSPGGATIITTVLQTLTGHLDRGLPLVEAIAAPRASQRNQATTELEPALWNSPLRAELEAIGHAFRQNPEIGAATGVQRLPDGRWLAAAEKERRGGGSAMVVHPSGAAAAGLRNPSGG; this is encoded by the coding sequence ATGCGTCGCTCCACCGCACGGTATGTGTCGGTTCTCGCCGTTTCGGCGGCCGTGGTCTCGATCGGCGCGGCCGCGCCGCCGGCGGACTCCCCGCCGGTCAGCACTCCCGCGAAGACGCCGGTGGCGGCCGGGTACGGCGGGGCGGTGGCGAGCGTCGACCCGGACGCCTCGGCCGCCGGGATCGAGGTGCTGCGGCGGGGCGGCAATGCCGTGGACGCGGCGGTGGCGACCGCGGCGGCCCTCGGTGTCACCGAGCCGTATTCGGCGGGCATCGGCGGTGGCGGCTTCTTCGTCTACTACGACGCGAAGTCCCGTACGGTCCAGACCATTGACGGCCGCGAGACCGCACCCCGCTCCGCCGACTCCTCCCTCTTCCTCGAGAACGGCAAGCCCATCCCCTTCGAGGAGGGCATGACGAGCGGCCTGGGCGTCGGCACCCCGGGCACCCCCGCGACCTGGGACGCGGCACTGGATGCCTGGGGCAGCAGGCCGCTGCGGCAGCTGCTGCAGCCGGCCGAGCGGCTGGCGAAGGACGGCTTCACCGTCGACGCCACCTTCCGCTCGCAGACCCAGGCCAACCAGGCGCGCTTCGCGGACTTCCCCGACACGGCGGAGCTCTTTCTGCCGGGCGGTCAGCTGCCGGTGGTCGGCTCGGTCTTCAAGAACCCCGACCTGGCGCGCACGTACAAGGAGTTGGGACGCAAGGGCGTCGGTGCGCTGTACCGCGGCGAGCTGGCCGAGGACATCGTCGACACGGTGCGGAAGCCTCCCGTGCGGGAGGGTGCGACGCGGGTCGTGCGGCCCGGCGATCTGACGGTGCGGGACCTGCGGTCGTACGAGACGGAACGGCGCGCGCCCACCAGGCTCTCCTACCGCGGGCTCGACGTGTACGGCATGGCGCCGTCTTCGTCGGGCGGCACGAGCGTCGGCGAGGCGCTCAACATTCTGGAGCGGACCGACCTTTCGAAGGCCACGCAGGCGCAGTATCTGCACCGCTTCATCGAGGCGAGCCGGATCGCGTTCGCTGACCGGGGGCGCTGGGTCGGTGACCCGGCCTTCGAGGACGTACCGGTCAAGGAGCTGCTGTCCCAGCGGTTCGCGGACTCGCGCGGCTGCCTGATCAAGGACGACGCGGTGCTCACCAGCCCGCTGGCTCCGGGCGACCCGCGCAAGCCCGCGGCGTGCGGGACTTCGGGCCCGGCCGCACCCACCACGTACGAGGGCGAGAACACCACCCATCTGACGGCCGCCGACAAGTGGGGCAACGTCGTCGCGTACACCCTGACCATCGAGTCGACCGGCGGCAGCGGCATCACCGTGCCCGGACGCGGCTTCCTGCTCAACAACGAGCTGACCGACTTCTCCTTCGCCCCGGCGAACCCCGCCGTTCACGACCCGAATCTGCCCGGCCCCGGCAAGCGTCCGCGCTCGTCCATGTCCCCGACGATCGTCCTCGACCACGGCCGACCGGTGCTCGCCGTCGGCTCCCCGGGCGGCGCGACCATCATCACGACGGTGCTGCAGACGCTGACGGGCCATCTGGACCGGGGCCTGCCGCTGGTCGAGGCGATCGCGGCGCCGCGCGCCAGCCAGCGCAACCAGGCGACGACGGAGCTCGAGCCGGCGCTGTGGAACAGCCCGCTGCGCGCCGAGCTGGAGGCCATCGGCCACGCCTTTCGGCAGAACCCCGAGATCGGCGCGGCGACGGGCGTCC
- a CDS encoding cytochrome P450, with amino-acid sequence MTRSDQTVPDVFDPRIYAAGLPHEAFRELRDGHPVSWQQEYEVLGWPAGPGFWAVTRHADVVRVLKDSGTYSSHLGATQIRDPDPADLPFIRRMMLNQDPPDHGRLRRLVSRAFTPGRIDRFTAAARTRARQLLTAARDTGPVVDLVCAVTDDYALLNLADLLGVPESDRGLLLKWTERVIAYQDPDEPPVLGPDGRPVNPRSPAMLQEMFTYAQELAAYKRRSPADDVMTSLAQSELSDAELEMFFFLLTVAGNDTVRSAAPGGFLTLAEHPDEQRRLRAGEADLDRAVDELLRRHPPVLSFRRTATRDTTLAGQQIRTGDKVVVFHVSANYDERVFDAPYGLDLDRSPNPHVSFGDGPHVCLGAHFARLQLRVLHEQALDVLPPLVTAGQPRRLVSNFINGIKSLPLTAA; translated from the coding sequence ATGACGAGGTCCGATCAGACCGTGCCCGATGTGTTCGATCCGCGGATCTACGCCGCCGGGCTGCCGCACGAGGCGTTCCGCGAGCTGCGGGACGGCCACCCGGTGTCCTGGCAGCAGGAGTACGAAGTCCTGGGCTGGCCCGCCGGACCCGGCTTCTGGGCGGTCACCCGGCACGCCGACGTCGTACGGGTCCTCAAGGACTCGGGAACCTACTCCTCGCACCTCGGGGCCACCCAGATCCGCGACCCCGACCCGGCCGACCTGCCCTTCATCCGGCGGATGATGCTCAACCAGGACCCTCCGGACCACGGGCGGCTGCGGCGTCTGGTGAGCCGCGCCTTCACCCCCGGCCGCATCGACCGCTTCACCGCGGCCGCCCGGACCAGGGCCCGCCAACTGCTCACCGCCGCACGGGACACGGGACCTGTCGTGGACCTCGTCTGTGCCGTCACCGACGACTACGCACTGCTCAACCTCGCCGACCTGCTCGGCGTCCCGGAGAGCGACCGTGGCCTGCTGCTGAAGTGGACCGAGCGCGTCATCGCCTACCAGGACCCCGACGAGCCGCCGGTGCTCGGACCCGACGGGCGGCCCGTCAACCCGCGCTCGCCGGCCATGCTCCAGGAGATGTTCACATACGCCCAGGAGCTCGCCGCGTACAAACGGCGCAGCCCCGCCGACGACGTCATGACCTCGCTCGCGCAGTCGGAACTCTCCGACGCAGAGCTGGAGATGTTCTTCTTTCTGCTGACGGTCGCGGGCAACGACACCGTCCGCAGCGCCGCCCCCGGCGGCTTTCTGACGCTGGCGGAGCACCCGGACGAACAGCGCAGGCTGCGGGCGGGCGAGGCCGATCTGGACCGGGCCGTCGACGAACTGCTGCGCCGCCACCCGCCCGTCCTCAGCTTCCGCCGCACCGCCACCCGCGACACCACTCTCGCCGGGCAGCAGATCCGTACGGGCGACAAGGTCGTCGTCTTCCACGTATCCGCCAACTACGACGAGCGGGTCTTCGATGCGCCGTACGGGCTCGACCTCGACCGTTCCCCGAATCCGCATGTCTCCTTCGGGGACGGGCCGCATGTCTGCCTCGGCGCCCACTTCGCCAGGCTCCAGCTGCGCGTACTGCACGAGCAGGCGCTGGATGTGTTGCCGCCGCTGGTGACCGCCGGCCAGCCCCGGCGGCTGGTGTCCAACTTCATCAACGGCATCAAGTCGCTGCCGCTGACGGCGGCCTGA